Proteins from a single region of Mucilaginibacter daejeonensis:
- a CDS encoding acyltransferase family protein, which produces MTSKAYLPTKTHYETLDGLRGVAAIIVVIFHVLEAFAGGDRFKLIINHGYLAVDFFFFLSGFVVAYAYDDRWGKMTIGEFFKRRLVRLQPMVIMGSLIGAAFFYTQGGTLFPIIDQTSVWRMLLIMLIGCTLIPVTVGMDIRGWQEMHPLNGPAWSLFFEYIANILYALLLRHCNKVVLWVLTLAAAALSINYLLMGPQGDVIGGWTLDEIQLPIGFTRLLFPFLAGMLLSRSGKVIRVKNDFLWCSLLLTILLCMPRIGNAQQLWMNGLYELFCIMIAFPLIIAMGAGSDMHDGRQLQLNRFLGNISYPLYITHYPLIYLYTAWVVDNKIPLEKGWAMGVALLVAAILIAYACLKWFDEPVRKWLTKRYLQRTDRTA; this is translated from the coding sequence ATGACCAGCAAAGCATACCTACCCACCAAGACCCATTATGAAACGCTTGACGGCCTGCGCGGAGTGGCCGCCATCATTGTGGTGATCTTTCACGTGTTGGAGGCCTTTGCCGGTGGCGACCGTTTCAAGCTGATCATTAACCATGGCTACCTGGCTGTCGATTTCTTCTTCTTCCTGTCGGGCTTTGTGGTGGCCTACGCGTATGACGACCGTTGGGGCAAAATGACCATAGGCGAATTCTTCAAGCGGCGTTTGGTGCGTCTGCAACCCATGGTGATTATGGGGTCGCTCATTGGGGCGGCATTCTTTTATACACAAGGTGGTACGCTGTTCCCCATCATTGATCAAACGTCGGTTTGGCGCATGTTGCTGATCATGCTGATCGGCTGCACGCTGATACCGGTTACCGTAGGTATGGATATACGTGGCTGGCAGGAGATGCACCCGCTCAACGGGCCTGCGTGGTCATTATTCTTTGAGTACATCGCAAACATCTTATATGCATTGCTATTGAGGCATTGCAATAAAGTGGTGCTTTGGGTACTTACTCTGGCGGCGGCCGCCTTATCCATCAACTACCTGCTCATGGGCCCCCAAGGCGACGTGATCGGCGGGTGGACCCTGGACGAGATACAATTACCGATCGGTTTCACGCGCTTGCTATTCCCGTTCCTGGCGGGTATGCTGCTGTCAAGATCAGGTAAGGTGATCCGGGTGAAAAATGACTTTTTATGGTGTAGCCTGTTGTTGACCATCCTGTTGTGTATGCCGCGCATAGGTAACGCCCAGCAATTATGGATGAATGGCCTTTATGAGCTGTTCTGCATCATGATCGCTTTTCCGCTGATCATTGCCATGGGAGCAGGCAGCGATATGCACGACGGACGTCAACTCCAACTCAACCGCTTTTTAGGGAACATCTCTTATCCGCTTTACATCACTCATTATCCGCTGATCTACCTGTACACCGCGTGGGTTGTAGATAACAAGATACCGTTGGAAAAAGGTTGGGCGATGGGCGTAGCCTTGTTGGTTGCCGCCATACTGATCGCCTATGCGTGTTTAAAATGGTTCGATGAGCCGGTTAGGAAATGGCTTACCAAGCGGTATCTGCAAAGAACAGACCGTACGGCGTAG
- the hisS gene encoding histidine--tRNA ligase has protein sequence MASVKPSVPKGMRDFSPAEMVKRNYIFDTIKSVFRKYGYQQIETPTMENSATLMGKYGEEGDRLIFKVLNSGDYLAKTDEQLLAARNSNAVASSISEKALRYDLTVPFARYVVQHQNDITFPFKRFQVQPVWRADRPQKGRYREFYQCDADVVGSDSLLNEAEFILIYDEALSKLGLKDFSIKINNRKILAGIAEIIGKPELIVDMTVAIDKLDKIGLDGVVNELLTKGFTQTEIDQLEPVILLEGSNAEKLEKLKGILATSEVGLNGIAELEVIFKYLQSFQLNKATVELDITLARGLNYYTGAIFEVKTNETFMGSIGGGGRYDDLTGMFGLKGLTGAGISFGADRIYDVLEELKLFPETSNQTTRVLICPFDAEGEAYALPLLQQLRYQGTNAELYPAGAKIKKQLDYANNKSIPYVIVIGSDEIKSGLLTFKNMVTGEQQKLNGADILDAVAI, from the coding sequence ATGGCTTCTGTTAAACCTTCGGTACCTAAAGGCATGCGCGATTTTTCGCCGGCCGAGATGGTCAAACGTAACTATATATTCGATACCATCAAGTCGGTGTTCCGCAAGTACGGCTACCAGCAGATCGAGACCCCGACCATGGAGAACTCGGCCACCTTGATGGGCAAATATGGTGAAGAAGGTGACCGTTTGATCTTCAAGGTGTTGAATAGCGGCGATTACCTGGCCAAGACCGATGAGCAACTGTTAGCTGCTCGCAACTCTAATGCGGTGGCCTCATCCATTTCTGAAAAAGCCCTGCGCTACGATCTTACCGTGCCTTTTGCGCGGTATGTGGTGCAGCACCAAAACGATATCACTTTCCCGTTCAAGCGTTTCCAGGTGCAGCCGGTATGGCGTGCCGACAGGCCACAAAAAGGCCGTTACCGCGAATTTTACCAGTGCGATGCTGATGTGGTGGGTTCTGACTCTTTACTGAACGAGGCCGAGTTCATCCTGATCTATGACGAAGCTTTGAGCAAGCTGGGGTTGAAAGACTTTAGCATTAAGATCAATAACCGTAAGATACTGGCCGGCATTGCCGAGATCATTGGCAAACCCGAACTGATCGTGGATATGACCGTGGCCATAGATAAGCTGGACAAGATCGGCCTTGATGGTGTGGTGAACGAGCTGCTGACCAAAGGTTTTACCCAGACCGAGATCGATCAGCTGGAACCGGTGATCCTGCTGGAGGGCAGTAATGCTGAAAAGCTGGAGAAACTGAAGGGGATACTGGCTACCTCTGAGGTGGGCCTGAATGGTATAGCCGAACTGGAGGTGATCTTCAAGTACCTGCAAAGTTTTCAACTGAACAAAGCCACCGTTGAGCTGGATATCACCCTGGCCCGCGGACTTAATTACTATACCGGTGCCATTTTCGAGGTGAAGACCAACGAGACCTTCATGGGTAGTATAGGTGGCGGTGGCCGTTATGACGACCTGACCGGCATGTTCGGCCTGAAAGGACTGACCGGTGCGGGTATCTCTTTCGGTGCCGATCGTATCTATGACGTACTGGAAGAATTAAAGCTGTTCCCGGAGACCAGCAACCAGACCACCCGCGTGCTCATTTGCCCGTTCGATGCGGAAGGTGAGGCCTATGCGTTGCCCCTGTTACAGCAACTACGCTACCAGGGCACTAATGCAGAGCTATACCCGGCAGGAGCAAAGATCAAGAAGCAATTAGATTACGCCAATAACAAAAGCATCCCCTACGTGATCGTGATCGGCAGCGACGAGATCAAGAGCGGCCTGCTCACCTTCAAGAACATGGTGACCGGCGAACAGCAAAAACTGAACGGCGCCGATATACTGGACGCAGTAGCGATATAG
- a CDS encoding 4-hydroxy-3-methylbut-2-enyl diphosphate reductase has protein sequence MGAYNLQVNIDEDSGFCFGVVYAIDMAEEILAEDGYLYCLGDIVHNDEEVERLKAKGLRIIDHEALKDLYNEKVLIRAHGEAPDTYRLALEHNITLIDASCPVVLKLQNRIKTSHDNKENIVIFGKHGHAEVIGLQGQTNGEALVFQDLAELDNVELPQQITLYSQTTKSTDKFYHIKDQLIGRGYEVKANDTICRQVSNRDKDLGSFAVKYDKVVFVSGKKSSNGKVLFEVCRKHNPNTYFVSAVEEVHPEMFNPGDTIGISGATSTPMWLMEKVKAKLQSF, from the coding sequence ATGGGAGCGTATAATTTACAGGTAAACATTGATGAGGATTCGGGCTTTTGCTTTGGCGTGGTGTACGCCATTGATATGGCCGAAGAGATACTGGCCGAGGATGGGTATCTGTACTGCCTGGGCGATATCGTTCATAACGATGAGGAAGTAGAACGCCTGAAGGCCAAAGGCCTGCGCATTATTGACCATGAAGCTTTGAAAGACCTGTACAACGAAAAGGTGCTGATCCGTGCCCACGGTGAGGCTCCCGACACTTACCGGCTTGCATTAGAGCATAACATTACTTTGATCGACGCCTCATGCCCGGTAGTGCTTAAATTGCAGAACCGTATCAAGACATCGCACGATAACAAAGAGAACATCGTGATATTTGGCAAGCATGGCCACGCCGAGGTGATCGGCCTGCAGGGGCAAACTAACGGTGAAGCGCTGGTTTTCCAGGACCTGGCCGAGCTGGATAATGTGGAACTGCCACAACAGATCACCCTTTACAGCCAAACAACCAAAAGCACCGATAAATTTTATCACATTAAAGATCAGCTGATCGGCCGTGGGTATGAAGTGAAGGCTAACGATACTATTTGCCGCCAGGTATCCAATCGCGATAAGGACCTGGGCAGCTTTGCCGTGAAGTACGACAAGGTGGTATTTGTATCAGGTAAAAAATCATCTAACGGCAAGGTATTGTTCGAGGTATGCCGCAAGCATAACCCTAACACTTACTTTGTATCGGCCGTGGAGGAGGTACATCCCGAGATGTTCAACCCCGGCGATACCATAGGCATCAGCGGCGCTACATCTACCCCGATGTGGCTGATGGAAAAGGTTAAGGCGAAACTACAAAGTTTCTGA
- a CDS encoding carotenoid biosynthesis protein translates to MRLSKSTICIIVIILFHAVGLAGFLVSDLRTMFLRLVPFHLMLMLAVVAIAHDGDEKRFWLFAVVAFLAGFVAEWIGVHKHWIFGDYTYGATLGAKLFDIPLTIGVNWFVLVYSTGILTRWLGIRNIWLRVLLGAIILVALDLLIEPVAIRFDYWTWTEGHPPLKNYIGWFGLGAVLLYLFERACFEKQTIVAPVLLLVQFIFFGILQLVV, encoded by the coding sequence ATGAGGTTGAGCAAGTCCACCATTTGCATCATCGTGATCATCCTGTTCCATGCCGTCGGTCTGGCAGGCTTCCTGGTGTCTGATCTGCGTACCATGTTCCTGCGGCTGGTGCCTTTCCATTTGATGCTGATGCTGGCCGTGGTAGCCATTGCTCATGATGGTGATGAGAAACGATTTTGGCTATTTGCTGTAGTGGCCTTTTTGGCTGGTTTTGTGGCCGAGTGGATCGGCGTGCACAAGCATTGGATATTTGGCGATTATACTTACGGCGCCACATTGGGTGCCAAACTGTTCGATATTCCGCTTACCATTGGTGTCAATTGGTTCGTGCTGGTATATAGTACCGGCATCCTGACGCGTTGGCTGGGTATCCGTAATATTTGGTTGCGGGTACTATTGGGCGCGATCATACTGGTGGCACTTGACCTACTGATCGAGCCGGTAGCCATCCGCTTTGACTACTGGACCTGGACCGAAGGCCATCCGCCACTTAAGAACTACATTGGCTGGTTCGGCCTGGGCGCGGTGCTGCTTTACCTGTTCGAGCGTGCCTGTTTTGAAAAGCAAACCATTGTTGCCCCAGTGCTGTTGCTGGTACAGTTCATCTTTTTCGGGATACTGCAACTTGTGGTGTGA
- a CDS encoding glycosyltransferase, translated as MIIAIYIIFLFLILRFTVTLFNFISDPKLRRVNRDLPDLVSILIPVRNEEDNILTLLNSVLEQEHGHYEVIILDDDSTDGTYQLCSDFCSQHPQFRVIKGEPLPDGWLGKNFACHQLAKAAKGKYLLFVDADEQLYSGLISAAVYRMQLRRLALLSLFTDQDMRTIGERMVVPLMHYVLLNLLPIKLIYLSKNPGFSAASGQFMLFDAAVYKRYQWHEMARDRVVEDVEIMKLLKWKGEKGESLLANGLISCRMYTGFSSAISGFSKNFLAAFNYNIFGFICYLLVILGGPMLIFATLNVQLILMLCGLIILTRIMISLSSGQNAFYNVVLHPLQMLSLLILGISAIQNHLTRKNVWKGRPV; from the coding sequence GTGATCATTGCTATCTACATCATCTTCTTGTTCCTGATCCTGCGATTCACGGTAACATTATTTAACTTCATATCTGACCCTAAACTACGGCGGGTGAACCGCGACTTGCCCGACCTGGTCAGCATCCTGATCCCCGTACGCAACGAAGAGGATAATATCCTGACGCTGCTCAACTCGGTACTGGAGCAGGAGCACGGGCATTACGAGGTGATCATCCTGGATGATGATTCCACCGATGGCACCTATCAGCTTTGCAGCGATTTTTGCAGCCAACACCCGCAGTTCAGGGTCATTAAAGGCGAGCCGCTGCCCGATGGTTGGTTGGGTAAGAACTTTGCCTGCCACCAATTGGCTAAAGCGGCCAAAGGCAAGTACCTGTTATTTGTTGATGCCGATGAGCAATTATATAGCGGGTTGATCAGCGCAGCCGTGTACCGCATGCAACTACGTAGACTGGCCTTGTTAAGCCTGTTCACCGATCAGGATATGCGCACCATTGGCGAGCGCATGGTGGTGCCGCTGATGCACTACGTGCTATTGAACCTATTGCCCATCAAGCTGATCTATCTATCCAAAAACCCGGGCTTTTCGGCAGCCAGCGGACAATTTATGTTATTTGATGCCGCCGTATATAAGCGCTACCAATGGCACGAAATGGCCCGCGACCGGGTGGTGGAGGATGTGGAGATCATGAAGCTGCTGAAATGGAAAGGCGAGAAAGGGGAAAGCCTGTTGGCCAACGGACTGATCAGTTGCCGCATGTATACCGGTTTTAGCAGTGCGATCAGTGGATTTAGCAAGAACTTTTTGGCAGCGTTCAACTATAATATCTTTGGCTTTATCTGTTATCTGCTGGTGATCTTGGGCGGACCAATGCTCATTTTTGCCACCTTGAACGTGCAGCTGATCCTGATGCTGTGCGGGCTCATCATCCTTACCCGCATCATGATCTCGTTATCATCGGGCCAAAATGCTTTTTATAATGTGGTACTGCATCCGCTGCAAATGCTGAGTTTGCTGATCCTGGGTATATCGGCCATACAAAATCACCTGACCCGCAAAAATGTTTGGAAAGGCAGGCCGGTATGA
- a CDS encoding 1-acyl-sn-glycerol-3-phosphate acyltransferase: MLYPRQNKLIGGFFHHYVSWLIRRNFHGFKANEIDIDPNRSVLLLANHFSWWDGFLLYWLNHTAIKKDYKVMVLEDTLRKNPILRYRGAYSVLKNSRSMIESLKYTADLLSAPRNVVVVFPQARLYSNFVDDIHFESGLQKIMKDAAGKFQFVFAATFIENFQHKKPGAYVHLKVSNENFNDLGELKQAFDQHYREAKLQQTQIVI, translated from the coding sequence ATGCTATACCCACGTCAAAACAAGCTCATCGGCGGTTTCTTTCACCATTACGTCAGTTGGCTCATCAGGCGCAACTTTCATGGTTTTAAAGCCAACGAGATAGACATAGACCCTAACCGGTCGGTGCTGTTGCTGGCCAACCATTTTAGCTGGTGGGATGGCTTTTTACTGTACTGGCTCAACCATACAGCTATCAAAAAGGACTATAAGGTGATGGTGCTGGAAGATACCTTGCGCAAGAACCCGATCCTGCGCTATCGTGGGGCTTACTCGGTACTCAAGAACTCCCGCTCCATGATCGAGTCACTCAAGTATACGGCAGATCTGCTCAGTGCCCCGCGTAACGTGGTGGTCGTTTTTCCGCAAGCAAGGTTGTACTCCAACTTTGTTGATGATATCCACTTTGAAAGTGGCCTGCAAAAGATCATGAAAGATGCGGCAGGCAAATTCCAGTTCGTGTTCGCGGCAACTTTTATCGAGAACTTTCAGCACAAAAAGCCGGGTGCATACGTTCACCTGAAAGTATCTAACGAAAATTTTAATGATCTTGGTGAATTAAAACAAGCCTTTGATCAGCATTATCGTGAGGCCAAACTACAACAAACACAGATCGTCATATAA